The following DNA comes from Kitasatospora sp. NBC_01287.
CCGCACCGGGAACGGCAGCCCGTGCTCGTCCGCCGCCGCCAGCACCGCCAGCACCGTCTGGACGGCGGACGGCAGGTCGGCCAGCACCGCGACCCCGTGCCCCTGGTCCACCCGCCGGGCGGCCGCCGCGAGCAGCAGGGCGCTGCTGCCCAGGCCGTCGCCGGGGTGGCCGCCGGTGGCCGCCACGGCGGCCGGATCCTCCGTCTGCGCCATCGCCCGGGCCAGGTCCGCGGTGTCCTGCGCCAGGTCCCGACTGTGCGAGACCAGTACCACGCCCACCCGGCCGAGTGCGGCCGAGCGGATAGGCGCCTGGCCCGGCACCCGGGCGGCCGACGGGGCCTCCCTGATCGGGATGACATCCGCTCCGCTCCCGCCCCGCGGGCTGATCTGCCCCATCGGCCGCTCCCAAGCTCTCCTGCCCGTGCTCCTGCCACTCGCTGCCCACTCTCGCAAACCCGGCCCGCCGTGCCCGTCCCGCCGCGCCGGAGCGGCCCCGCGCCGGCCTC
Coding sequences within:
- a CDS encoding PTS-dependent dihydroxyacetone kinase phosphotransferase subunit DhaM, with amino-acid sequence MGQISPRGGSGADVIPIREAPSAARVPGQAPIRSAALGRVGVVLVSHSRDLAQDTADLARAMAQTEDPAAVAATGGHPGDGLGSSALLLAAAARRVDQGHGVAVLADLPSAVQTVLAVLAAADEHGLPFPVRFADAPFVEGAVAAVLTASAGGDLAAVVDAAEETFRQGKV